ATTCAGCAACAGCAAACACCATGTTTCGACTCGACAGCTCCCTTTTAAACATTACTGGTAGCAATGAAACTAGTGTTTGTGGTTTGTTACACGCTTCACCCAGCGCCGATAAATGTTCCTGATGATGGCAGATCAACTCATCTACCCGTTGATGAAGCCCCACAAAGGGCAGTTTGTGGGCTGGCAATACAATAGTATTTTCAGGAAGTAATTTGAATTGAGGTAGCGTTGTTAGGTAGTCCTCTAGTGTACTCGCCTCAGGCTCCGTAGAGTATGCGCCAATGTTTGGGGTGATGATCGGTAAAATGTGGTCTCCCGAAATCAATACGTTTTTTTCTTTATTGAATAGGCAAACATGCTCTGGCGAGTGGCCACGACCGATAATTACTTTCCAGGTGTCTCCTCCAAACGTTAGCTGCATATCGTGTTTTAAACGTGTATAGCTGATAGGTACAGGAGAAACGACGCTACTATAACCTTTGTTACCGCCGGAAGTTAGCTGTTCAATTAACGTCGAATCGAGCCCCGCCCGTTTATAGTACTCAATATCTCTTTCATTAGTGGCGCCATTTCTCCCTGCACCAAATGCACGAGCAGTAAAGTACTCCGTTTGAGACATGTAAAAAGGCACGTTGTAA
The DNA window shown above is from Alteromonas sp. KC3 and carries:
- a CDS encoding MBL fold metallo-hydrolase; amino-acid sequence: MKYLFDEQVEPGQLIEIVDGVLWLTMPLPFELDHINLYLIRAENGWVVVDTGLGTSKTKALWETIFAQLDSPICGVIVTHLHPDHIGLAGWIADNYNVPFYMSQTEYFTARAFGAGRNGATNERDIEYYKRAGLDSTLIEQLTSGGNKGYSSVVSPVPISYTRLKHDMQLTFGGDTWKVIIGRGHSPEHVCLFNKEKNVLISGDHILPIITPNIGAYSTEPEASTLEDYLTTLPQFKLLPENTIVLPAHKLPFVGLHQRVDELICHHQEHLSALGEACNKPQTLVSLLPVMFKRELSSRNMVFAVAECMSHLNYLVAKGRLKRSLNSQGIYEYVTH